The Planctomicrobium piriforme genome window below encodes:
- a CDS encoding DegT/DnrJ/EryC1/StrS family aminotransferase, with the protein MPALLGGDPVRPQGPPLWPVANPAVVEVLQQLAMSGDWGRYHAGHCERLIESLQRAHRVAHVHLASSGTAAVELALRGLKVGPGDEVILSAYDFKANFTNIAHLGAMPVLVEIDSRSGQLSIDLVEAAITQKTKAILASHLHGAAVDMPRLMELAGARGIPVIEDACQMTLATIAGRPTGTWGDVGVISFGGSKLLTAGRGGAVFTQRDDVLQRIRLFTQRGNDAYPLSEMQAAVLPPQLDSLPQQRATRTATVSAIVARLGNHQGLRPFEAPLRDCELDYYKLAFWYDPQAFDGLTREQFSAAMRAEGIPVDSGFRSLHRIHAQRRFRSSGELTAADEADDAVLTLHHPFLLEVEVAANQFLQALDRVRRHATILKTVQAPAMMQF; encoded by the coding sequence TTGCCTGCATTACTGGGGGGCGATCCGGTGCGTCCGCAGGGGCCGCCGCTGTGGCCTGTTGCCAACCCTGCAGTGGTCGAGGTACTGCAGCAACTGGCCATGTCCGGCGACTGGGGGCGGTATCACGCAGGTCATTGCGAACGATTGATTGAAAGCCTGCAACGGGCGCATCGTGTGGCACATGTGCATCTCGCAAGCAGCGGCACGGCGGCGGTGGAGCTTGCACTCCGGGGACTGAAGGTCGGGCCGGGCGATGAGGTCATTCTCTCGGCTTATGACTTCAAGGCGAACTTCACGAACATCGCACATCTGGGCGCGATGCCGGTGCTGGTGGAGATCGACTCACGCTCAGGTCAGTTGTCTATAGATTTGGTCGAAGCAGCAATTACGCAGAAAACGAAAGCGATTCTCGCTTCGCATCTGCATGGTGCGGCTGTCGACATGCCTCGGCTGATGGAGCTGGCGGGAGCGCGAGGAATTCCGGTGATCGAGGATGCCTGTCAGATGACGCTGGCGACGATCGCCGGCCGGCCAACCGGAACGTGGGGCGATGTCGGCGTCATCAGCTTTGGTGGTTCGAAACTGCTGACGGCCGGACGAGGCGGGGCCGTGTTCACACAGCGGGATGACGTGCTGCAGCGCATTCGTCTGTTCACACAAAGAGGGAATGACGCCTATCCCCTGTCGGAGATGCAGGCGGCGGTGCTGCCGCCGCAACTTGATTCGCTTCCGCAGCAGCGTGCAACACGGACAGCAACCGTGAGCGCTATTGTCGCGCGGTTGGGCAATCACCAGGGACTGCGGCCGTTCGAGGCGCCGCTGCGCGATTGCGAACTCGACTACTATAAGCTGGCGTTTTGGTACGACCCTCAAGCATTCGACGGGCTCACCAGAGAGCAGTTCTCGGCAGCGATGCGAGCGGAGGGAATTCCCGTCGATTCTGGTTTCCGGAGTCTGCACCGGATTCATGCCCAGCGCCGGTTTCGCAGCAGCGGGGAACTGACTGCCGCGGATGAGGCCGATGACGCGGTGTTGACGCTGCACCACCCGTTTCTGTTGGAAGTTGAAGTCGCGGCGAACCAGTTTCTGCAGGCGCTTGACAGGGTGCGGCGACACGCGACGATACTGAAAACTGTCCAGGCACCAGCAATGATGCAGTTCTGA
- a CDS encoding thioredoxin family protein yields MNYAAAFDTALPYLAFMQKYGTAEHRRRWDDFGSSISLTDAQQSLLGSFTREMKVLVMAGTWCGDCVNQCPIFEKFAAASPCIQLRYADRDDSPELAAALGTCGGARVPAVVFLSEDGHVCGRYGDKTLSKYRAAVKSLTGASCATGLGGADNLTSAVIQDWLNEFERIQWMLRTSSRLRQLHGD; encoded by the coding sequence ATGAATTACGCCGCTGCTTTTGATACCGCGCTTCCTTATCTCGCCTTCATGCAGAAATACGGCACGGCCGAGCATCGTCGCCGCTGGGATGACTTTGGCAGCAGCATTTCGCTGACGGACGCACAACAGTCGCTGCTGGGGAGTTTCACACGGGAGATGAAGGTGCTGGTGATGGCCGGCACCTGGTGCGGGGACTGCGTGAATCAGTGCCCGATCTTCGAAAAGTTCGCGGCGGCAAGCCCCTGCATTCAATTGCGGTATGCCGATCGGGACGACTCGCCTGAGCTGGCAGCGGCCTTGGGCACTTGTGGTGGAGCGCGAGTGCCGGCCGTGGTGTTTTTGAGCGAGGACGGCCATGTCTGCGGTCGCTACGGCGACAAGACGCTGTCGAAGTATCGCGCCGCGGTGAAGTCACTGACAGGAGCTTCCTGCGCCACTGGTCTGGGAGGAGCGGACAACCTCACTTCAGCGGTGATTCAGGACTGGCTCAACGAATTCGAACGCATCCAGTGGATGTTGCGAACCTCCAGCCGGTTACGGCAATTACACGGTGATTGA
- a CDS encoding FAD-dependent oxidoreductase, giving the protein MRSCFSAIFILFCMTLLLPGTALAQTADVVVYGATPGGIAAAVAAAKDGNSVLLIEPTDRIGGLVTSGLSHTDFHSFESLTGSFLDFSRRVLAYYEQTYGKDSPLTIASFRGTFGEPKVNLTIFEQMLAEQHVSVLKNCRLKSAELSNERELKKIKNLVCRQKNGDEITVSGKMFIDGTYEGDLMAAAGVPWKVGREGRDEYGESLAPEQPDGQLQAYNFRLIATQDPALRVMPVAPPGYRREDFVDILPVLASGKIKKVFDYPLGCIYKAQTPALPNGKYDLNDVSRGDVRLSLPGKNLEWPNGDEQTRQKIFAEHLRDQVGLLYFLQNDPAVPENFRNEAREWGWCRDEFVENGHLSPQLYVREARRMVGAHVYKQSDSEPAPDDARATFHPTSIAMADYGNNCHGTFHEGPRFSGKHSGEFYYATPPYQIPYGVLISRDVSNLLVPVAVSSSHVGFCALRLEPVWMSLGQAAGHAASQAISKNLSVQQVDVPQLQCRLHADGSATIYVSDVLPADADFAVVQWWGTNGGLHGLNPAPKKVRGQKLHGQYSEAAPGHAAELNLPLDPSLAASWITLAEKLGIPIAQLPPADGKATRGDFLRAAAKLSIITCTGAEQ; this is encoded by the coding sequence ATGCGATCTTGCTTTTCGGCCATCTTCATTCTGTTCTGCATGACACTGCTGCTTCCCGGAACAGCGCTGGCTCAGACAGCCGACGTTGTGGTCTACGGCGCGACGCCGGGCGGAATTGCCGCCGCAGTCGCCGCAGCCAAAGATGGCAACTCCGTCCTGCTGATCGAACCGACCGATCGCATCGGCGGGCTGGTCACCAGTGGGCTCTCGCACACCGACTTTCATTCGTTCGAGAGCCTGACCGGATCGTTTCTCGATTTCAGCCGCCGCGTCCTGGCGTATTACGAACAGACCTACGGCAAAGACTCGCCCCTGACCATCGCTTCCTTTCGCGGAACCTTTGGCGAACCCAAAGTGAATCTCACCATCTTTGAACAGATGCTCGCCGAGCAACATGTCAGCGTCCTTAAAAACTGCCGATTGAAATCTGCCGAGTTATCGAATGAACGTGAACTAAAGAAAATCAAGAACCTGGTTTGCCGTCAGAAGAACGGCGATGAGATCACCGTGAGCGGAAAGATGTTCATCGACGGTACCTACGAGGGAGACCTGATGGCCGCCGCCGGCGTCCCTTGGAAGGTCGGCCGGGAAGGCCGTGACGAATATGGAGAATCGCTCGCGCCCGAACAGCCTGACGGACAGCTTCAAGCGTACAACTTCCGCCTGATCGCGACCCAGGATCCCGCACTCCGCGTGATGCCGGTCGCCCCGCCTGGTTATCGACGCGAAGACTTCGTCGACATTCTGCCGGTCCTCGCCTCAGGTAAGATCAAGAAGGTGTTCGACTATCCGCTCGGCTGCATCTACAAAGCCCAGACGCCCGCCTTACCCAATGGAAAATACGACCTCAACGACGTCTCCCGAGGCGATGTGCGGCTCTCTCTGCCTGGCAAGAACCTGGAATGGCCGAACGGCGACGAACAGACCCGACAGAAGATCTTCGCCGAACATCTTCGCGATCAGGTGGGCCTGCTGTACTTCCTGCAGAATGACCCCGCTGTCCCCGAGAACTTCCGCAACGAAGCTCGTGAGTGGGGGTGGTGCCGCGACGAATTCGTCGAGAACGGCCACCTCTCGCCGCAGCTCTACGTCCGTGAAGCGCGACGCATGGTCGGCGCGCATGTCTACAAACAGTCAGACAGCGAACCTGCCCCCGATGACGCCCGGGCCACGTTCCATCCGACCTCGATTGCGATGGCCGATTACGGCAACAACTGCCACGGCACGTTCCACGAAGGCCCACGCTTCTCCGGCAAGCACTCCGGTGAGTTCTACTACGCCACTCCTCCGTATCAGATTCCCTATGGCGTGCTGATCAGCCGGGATGTCTCGAATCTGCTCGTGCCGGTCGCGGTCTCTTCCAGCCATGTCGGGTTCTGTGCACTGCGACTGGAACCGGTCTGGATGTCCCTCGGTCAGGCAGCGGGCCATGCCGCGAGTCAGGCGATCAGCAAAAATCTGTCGGTCCAACAGGTCGATGTCCCCCAACTTCAGTGCCGCCTGCACGCCGACGGCTCCGCCACGATCTACGTCAGCGATGTTCTGCCAGCCGACGCGGATTTCGCAGTCGTGCAGTGGTGGGGAACCAACGGCGGCCTTCACGGGTTAAACCCCGCACCCAAGAAGGTTCGCGGGCAGAAGCTGCACGGCCAATACTCAGAAGCAGCCCCCGGTCATGCCGCGGAATTGAATCTGCCCCTCGATCCCTCACTCGCGGCGAGCTGGATCACCCTGGCCGAAAAACTGGGCATCCCCATCGCTCAACTGCCGCCTGCCGATGGAAAAGCCACCCGCGGCGACTTCCTCCGCGCCGCCGCAAAACTGAGCATCATTACTTGCACTGGAGCTGAACAATGA